A stretch of the Lactuca sativa cultivar Salinas chromosome 9, Lsat_Salinas_v11, whole genome shotgun sequence genome encodes the following:
- the LOC122196057 gene encoding uncharacterized protein LOC122196057, with the protein MSGDESSGSKNSINQKPYGVVNIKTHVPIILDFNELNYDAWRELFETHYRGYRVLGFLDGTLLPKSDKDEEWYALDYIVKSWIYATLTQPLLTSIVKKNSTAHSIWQSLEDLFRKNKDTQAIELENELRFMTQGELSIAQYCQKMKSINDLLANIENPIPEKSFIAHLLNGLSPQFENISMLLRHRDPFTTYNLVRSKLLVEESRLKSNRPTPPSHLDHSSAPSILYAANSSRTLSSSNRSGRRPNQNRRGGGNSDSHRRILLGLGILGTPPSATATAYHTTSTPTLRPPWQWFPSISQNQPIDLAQAFNSLNVTDSADANWYTDTGATSHLGSDTGLTWLPMVNEKGDYQCLEQRMSMTIWMVTFFQVIVLAAGGRR; encoded by the exons ATGTCTGGTGATGAATCCTCAGGTTCGAAAAACTCCATCAATCAGAAGCCATATGGTGTTGTTAACATCAAAACTCATGTTCCTATTATTCTTGACTTCAATGAATTAAACTATGATGCCTGGCGCGAATTGTTTGAAACTCACTATAGGGGATATCGGGTGCTTGGATTTCTCGACGGGACTTTACTTCCAAAGTCTGATAAGGATGAAGAATGGTATGCCCTAGACTACATTGTCAAGTCATGGATCTATGCCACTCTTACTCAGCCTCTCCTCACATCCATAGTCAAGAAAAACTCCACCGCTCATTCCATATGGCAAAGCCTTGAAGACTTGTTTCGTAAAAATAAAGATACCCAAGCCATTGAACTTGAAAACGAACTTCGATTCATGACACAAGGTGAACTTTCAATTGCCCAATATTGTCAAAAAATGAAGTCCATCAATGATCTCTTGGCCAATATCGAGAACCCTATCCCTGAAAAGTCGTTTATTGCACATCTGTTGAATGGCTTATCCCCACAGTTCGAAAACATATCCATGCTTCTTCGCCATAGGGACCCATTTACAACCTATAATTTGGTCCGCTCCAAGCTTCTGGTTGAAGAAAGCAGACTAAAATCGAACCGCCCAACACCACCTTCACACTTGGATCACTCCTCTGCACCTTCGATATTGTATGCCGCCAACAGTAGTCGCACACTGTCTTCCTCTAACCGTAGTGGTCGTCGTCCTAATCAGAATCGTCGTGGAGGCGGCAACTCTGACTCCCATCGCCGAATACTTTTGGGTCTG GGCATTCTTGGTACCCCACCTTCCGCTACAGCAACTGCATATCACACAACCTCCACTCCAACTCTTCGGCCTCCATGGCAATGGTTCCCTTCAATATCTCAAAATCAGCCTATCGACCTCGCTCAAGCCTTCAACTCCTTGAATGTTACTGATAGTGCGGATGCTAATTGGTATACGGACACCGGAGCCACATCACACCTTGGCTCCGATACAG GTTTAACATG GTTACCAATGGTAAATGAGAAAGGAGATTATCAATGTTTGGAACAGAGGATGTCGATGACGATATGGATGGTGACCTTCTTCCAGGTTATAGTGTTGGCGGCGGGTGGGCGGCGGTAA
- the LOC111907497 gene encoding UDP-glycosyltransferase 76H1 — protein MEEHGGRRWPLVVLASSPFHGHMTPTLQLAKALHAHGFSIAIAHSNLNPPNPSNHPSFTFLPLSDNLSTIDDSGSFSNFIQTLNKNCKPSFQEHLTRLIGEQNGGNKSIVVIYDHLMFFAGIVAVDLNLAAIVFRSCSAAYFPAYLVRQQLHQESRFLEQDYVMQEMVPNHHPLRYKDLPFSKSPVEDMQQLVAIMSQSIRPSTVIWNTIKVLEHEALTQIQKHYQVPVFAVGPLHKIAPTNPPTNFLEEDTSCIAWLDKQAPKSVIYISFGSLMRLDKKVLTEMACGIAKSNQRFIWVVRPGSVCDSEWTEFLPEGFIEETRERGLIVKWAPQKEVLAHFAVGGFWSHCGWNSTLESISEGIPMICQPFNIDQMVNARYVSYVWKIGFELEGLESGEMEIMIRRVMVDEEGEEMRVRAIGMKEMVKEAVQNGGCSYDSLEELVGFISSC, from the exons atggAAGAACACGGCGGAAGACGGTGGCCACTGGTGGTGCTAGCATCATCCCCGTTTCATGGCCACATGACCCCTACTCTTCAGCTCGCTAAAGCCCTTCATGCCCATGGGTTCTCTATAGCCATTGCTCACTCCAATTTAAACCCTCCTAACCCTTCTAACCATCCTTCCTTCACTTTTCTCCCGCTTTCCGACAATTTATCCACTATCGATGACTCCGGTAGCTTCAGTAATTTCATCCAGACTCTCAACAAAAACTGCAAACCATCCTTCCAAGAACACTTGACTCGATTGATCGGTGAACAAAATGGAGGAAATAAATCAATCGTTGTCATCTATGACCACCTTATGTTTTTTGCAGGAATCGTTGCCGTCGATCTGAATCTTGCCGCCATAGTCTTCCGCAGTTGCAGTGCAGCGTACTTTCCGGCTTACCTTGTCCGTCAGCAGCTCCATCAAGAAAGCAGATTTCTTGAACAAG ATTATGTGATGCAGGAGATGGTGCCAAATCATCATCCCCTCAGGTACAAAGATCTGCCCTTTTCAAAATCACCTGTTGAAGATATGCAGCAACTGGTAGCCATAATGAGCCAATCGATACGACCCTCTACAGTTATTTGGAACACCATCAAAGTTCTCGAACATGAAGCCTTAACCCAAATCCAGAAGCACTACCAGGTTCCAGTTTTTGCAGTCGGACCTCTGCACAAAATAGCACCAACTAATCCCCCTACTAATTTTCTCGAAGAGGACACTAGTTGCATTGCCTGGCTCGACAAACAAGCTCCCAAATCCGTGATTTACATAAGCTTCGGAAGCTTAATGAGGTTGGATAAGAAAGTGCTAACCGAGATGGCATGTGGGATAGCCAAAAGCAACCAGCGGTTCATATGGGTGGTTAGACCGGGTTCAGTTTGTGACTCGGAATGGACTGAGTTCTTGCCGGAGGGTTTCATAGAGGAGACGAGAGAACGTGGCTTGATTGTAAAATGGGCGCCCCAAAAGGAAGTGTTGGCCCATTTTGCTGTTGGTGGATTTTGGAGTCATTGTGGTTGGAATTCGACATTGGAGAGTATTTCGGAAGGGATTCCGATGATATGCCAACCTTTTAATATAGACCAAATGGTGAATGCACGTTACGTGAGTTATGTATGGAAGATAGGGTTTGAATTGGAGGGTTTAGAGAGTGGGGAGATGGAAATTATGATTAGGAGAGTTATGGTGGATGAAGAAGGGGAGGAGATGAGAGTTAGAGCAATCGGAATGAAGGAAATGGTTAAAGAAGCAGTGCAAAATGGTGGTTGTTCATATGATTCGTTGGAGGAGTTAGTGGGTTTCATCTCGTCGTGTTGA